One genomic window of Coffea eugenioides isolate CCC68of chromosome 1, Ceug_1.0, whole genome shotgun sequence includes the following:
- the LOC113772198 gene encoding putative late blight resistance protein homolog R1A-10, giving the protein MPHYYPLRTLPPYEASPRGGEEALWSCDDGSQAFDELRLKITESVENIKHAYRQVRLACFGVLQSGSSSLIVSTQTNRSLKHHLKILYEGLQFLSSILQKQQEKYDGLPRRTQDLIGAVVEDAAIVIFSLYQKKIREASAKETDVKLFCLLYKIKLIKAEVEEQHPVDLRFNFPTTSELGFIDLHLQKLKELASSKVDPLAFARDGAGFLKTYLKKTEEDSRRSLKQEVPKGLRLPWLNEMEQHDLQHKLQLQRLKKDISFLRSFLKNYLEQHSRKDNLNLQTMQDGLLFLRSWLENHGEQCNQHKELQALWSRVIEVAYETEFVFDSLIVGDISFYSLLLFDKITQKVKLLKGEALKIHDKNYVFKSLTAITSCLNCSPTTRSKWSGSNKELSTDSATQIEAVVGLNEVEVIINQLKGGSMQLDMLSIVGMPGIGKTTLAQKVYHDPSVTSHFHVRAWCCISQTYNKRDLLSEILACIDQKAQFSEMKEDDDLADIIRKNLKGKKYLIFLDDVWDIEAWHTLKISFPDDANGSRILLTSRDHEITGNRHVVQLLTDDESWELLQTNVANAREEVYPPELNVLGRKIARNCKGLPLSIVIISGILATLDQAGWVEVLNSLSSNIVCDTDQCKSILELSYIHLPDHLKPCLLYFGAFREDQAIPTQRLKWLWIAEGFVQKNESKSPEEIAEGYITSLIKRSLVTVGKQRSLGGVKTCHIHDLLHVFCKGKAKDINFLQVSKEAFDGPHHLRRLSYGSDLKGHCLLPKSLWNMQKLRHLHVHGAFIDIRLANDSLDSSSTLYDLATFSTPKFYLGQSMVQMMRKFPNVRELKCRLLESEESIGESNAIAEMGFLTQLESLKLTLGNVTAHHIEFRLPLNLKQLTLEYFPWNMISTIKEIHNLEVLKILQPADGVEEWDMEDMEEEEIFPKLKFLKLESLQTVRWRGSGHHFPSLEKLVLERCKELKELPSCLWETLTLQLIEVHGCLRSTGGFVRDIKEQQVDYGNEDLKILISGEIDLK; this is encoded by the exons ATGCCACATTATTATCCGTTGCGCACTTTGCCACCCTACGAGGCAAGCCCCCGGGGTGGTGAAGAAGCCTTGTGGAGCTGTG ATGATGGTAGTCAAGCATTTGATGAACTTAGATTGAAGATTACTGAATCAGTAGAGAACATCAAGCATGCTTATCGGCAAGTCCGTTTGGCTTGCTTTGGCGTCTTGCAATCTGGATCATCTTCGCTCATTGTGTCTACCCAGACCAATAG ATCTCTGAAGCATCACTTGAAGATACTCTATGAGGGGCTTCAATTCCTGAGCAGCATTCTCCAAAAGCAGCAAGAGAAGTATGATGGACTACCTCGAAGAACCCAGGATCTTATTGGAGCTGTGGTCGAAGATGCTGCAATTGTAATTTTCTCACTTTATCAGAAGAAAATCCGAGAAGCTTCGGCCAAGGAAACAGATGTTAAGCTCTTTTGTTTACTGTACAAGATTAAGCTTATTAAGGCAGAAGTTGAGGAACAGCATCCTGTCGATTTAAGGTTTAACTTTCCTACGACCAGTGAACTGGGGTTTATCGATCTTCACCTACAAAAATTGAAGGAACTGGCAAGCAGTAAAGTGGATCCACTTGCTTTTGCTAGGGATGGAGCTGGCTTCTTAAAAACGTACTTGAAGAAGACCGAGGAAGATTCCCGAAGGTCTTTAAAGCAGGAAGTTCCAAAAGGGCTCCGATTACCTTGGCTGAATGAGATGGAGCAGCACGACCTGCAACACAAGCTCCAACTTCAAAGATTGAAAAAAGATATTTCATTCTTAAgatcatttttgaaaaattatttggAGCAGCACAGCCGGAAAGACAATCTCAACCTTCAAACAATGCAAGATGGTCTTTTATTCTTAAGATCGTGGTTGGAGAATCATGGGGAGCAATGCAATCAGCACAAAGAACTTCAAGCCCTTTGGAGTCGTGTTATAGAGGTAGCATATGAAACAGAGTTTGTTTTTGACTCCTTAATAGTTGGAGATATATCATTTTATTCCCTGCTATTATTTGATAAGATCACACAAAAAGTTAAGCTTCTTAAAGGTGAAGCCCTGAAGATTCATGACAAAAATTATGTCTTCAAATCCCTGACAGCTATCACAAG TTGTTTAAATTGTTCCCCaacaacaagaagcaagtggagTGGCAGTAACAAAGAGCTTAGTACTGATAGTGCTACTCAAATTGAAGCTGTGGTGGGTTTGAATGAGGTAGAAGTGATAATCAATCAACTTAAAGGAGGATCAATGCAGTTGGACATGCTTTCCATTGTGGGGATGCCTGGGATAGGTAAGACAACTCTGGCACAAAAGGTTTACCATGATCCTTCAGTTACATCTCACTTCCATGTTCGTGCTTGGTGTTGTATCTCTCAAACATATAACAAGCGAGATCTGTTGTCTGAGATTTTGGCTTGCATTGATCAGAAAGCTCAATTTTCTGAGATGAAGGAAGATGATGATTTGGCTGATATAATCCGTAAAAACTTGAAGGGAAAGAAATATCTCATATTTCTGGATGATGTATGGGATATTGAGGCATGGCATACTTTGAAAATATCGTTTCCTGATGATGCCAATGGAAGCAGAATTCTCTTAACAAGTCGGGATCATGAGATTACTGGAAATCGTCATGTTGTTCAGCTACTTACTGATGACGAAAGCTGGGAATTACTACAGACAAATGTGGCAAATGCTAGAGAAGAAGTCTACCCTCCAGAACTGAATGTTCTTGGGAGGAAAATAGCAAGAAACTGTAAGGGGCTGCCTTTATCAATTGTCATCATATCTGGAATTCTTGCTACTCTAGATCAAGCTGGTTGGGTGGAAGTCTTGAATAGCCTAAGTTCAAACATAGTTTGTGACACGGATCAATGCAAGAGTATACTGGAATTGAGTTACATACATCTACCTGATCATTTAAAGCCATGCCTCCTTTACTTTGGAGCATTTAGAGAAGATCAAGCAATTCCTACCCAGAGGTTGAAGTGGTTATGGATCGCTGAAGGATTTGTTCAGAAGAATGAGTCAAAAAGCCCAGAAGAAATTGCAGAAGGCTATATAACGAGTCTAATTAAGAGAAGCTTGGTTACAGTGGGGAAACAGAGATCTTTAGGCGGGGTCAAGACCTGCCACATTCATGATTTGTTGCATGTGTTTTGCAAGGGAAAAGCCAAAGATATAAATTTTCTACAAGTGTCTAAGGAGGCGTTTGATGGGCCACACCACCTACGTCGGTTATCATACGGCTCTGATCTCAA AGGACATTGTTTACTGCCTAAATCTCTGTGGAACATGCAGAAATTGAGGCATCTCCATGTGCATGGTGCTTTCATTGATATTAGGTTGGCCAATGACAGCCTTGACAGCTCCTCCACTTTATATGATTTAGCCACCTTTTCCACTCCAAAGTTTTATCTGGGGCAAAGCATGGTACAGATGATGAGAAAGTTTCCAAATGTTCGTGAACTGAAATGCCGTTTGCTAGAATCCGAAGAATCTATTGGGGAGAGCAACGCCATTGCGGAAATGGGCTTTCTGACTCAACTAGAATCACTAAAGCTGACTCTAGGTAATGTGACAGCACATCATATTGAATTTCGTCTCCCCTTAAATCTTAAACAGCTGACCCTTGAGTACTTTCCTTGGAATATGATTTCCACAATAAAAGAAATACATAATCTTGAGGTTCTTAAAATACTTCAACCAGCTGATGGAGTAGAGGAATGGGACATGGAAGACATGGAAGAAGAGGAAATCTTCCCAAAACTCAAATTCTTGAAATTGGAATCCTTGCAGACAGTCAGGTGGAGAGGCTCAGGACATCATTTTCCCAGTCTTGAGAAATTAGTTTTGGAACGTTGCAAGGAATTGAAAGAGCTGCCTTCTTGTTTATGGGAAACATTAACTCTTCAATTGATTGAGGTGCATGGATGTCTACGCTCTACTGGAGGTTTTGTTCGAGATATCAAGGAACAGCAGGTGGACTACGGAAATGAGGATCTGAAAATCCTTATCTCAGGTGAAATTGATCTGAAATAA